Proteins co-encoded in one Rattus rattus isolate New Zealand chromosome 5, Rrattus_CSIRO_v1, whole genome shotgun sequence genomic window:
- the Ndufa8 gene encoding NADH dehydrogenase [ubiquinone] 1 alpha subcomplex subunit 8 — translation MRRWYWAVWESQRGIEGDGRHCRGHLVRVAAAAVMPGIVELPTLEELKVEEVKVSSAVLKAAAHHYGAQCDKTNKEFMLCRWEEKDPRRCLKEGKLVNGCALNFFRQIKSHCSEPFTEYWTCLDYSNMQLFRHCRKQQAKFDECVLDKLGWVRPDLGELSKVTKVKTDRPLPENPYHSRPRPEPSPVIEGDLKPAKHGSRFFFWNV, via the exons ATGCGCAGATGGTATTGGGCAGTCTGGGAAAGCCAAAGGGGAATTGAAGGAGACGGGCGACACTGCCGAGGGCACCTGGTCAGGGTCGCGGCTGCCGCCGTCATGCCGGGGATAGTGGAGCTGCCAACTCTGGAAGAGCTGAAAGTAGAGGAG GTGAAAGTCAGCTCAGCCGTGCTTAAAGCTGCCGCCCACCACTATGGGGCTCAGTGCGATAAGACCAATAAGGAGTTCATGCTGTGCCGCTGGGAAGAGAAGGACCCTAGGCGCTGCCTGAAGGAGGGCAAGCTGGTCAACGGCTGCGCACTGAACTTCTTCCG GCAGATCAAGAGTCACTGCTCGGAGCCTTTCACAGAGTACTGGACGTGCCTCGATTATTCCAACATGCAGCTGTTTCGTCACTGCCGCAAACAGCAGGCAAAGTTTGATGAATGTGTGTTGGACAAACTGGGCTGGGTGAGGCCTGACCTTGGGGAGTTGTCTAAG GTCACCAAAGTGAAAACAGATCGCCCTTTGCCAGAGAATCCTTATCACTCAAGACCAAGGCCAGAGCCCAGCCCCGTGATCGAAGGGGATCTGAAGCCTGCCAAGCACGGCAGCCGCTTTTTCTTCTGGAACGTGTAA